A genomic segment from Salvia splendens isolate huo1 chromosome 13, SspV2, whole genome shotgun sequence encodes:
- the LOC121763059 gene encoding regulation of nuclear pre-mRNA domain-containing protein 1B-like → MVSTFNPQILVDKLLKLNSSQQSIETLSHWCIFHMNKAKQVVETWDRQFHCAHREQRLPFLYLANDILQNSRRKGAEFVAEFWKVLPDSLHDVIEHGDENAKSAALRLISIWEERKVFGSRGQILKEAFVKRQLDNGNKTRNLNGPKVQLAGGNLLKKLVSGYEAVSSSHLDEDAIFRKCRNSITFVEKVDKEVDSDSRLGHVKGGIGYELREQHAVLRDCIEQLAVVESARANLVSLLREALQEQVYKLDQVRDQLQAAQTHSEQAVKLLGGNGHRQVLVEQNRNAIPASQMLLKLTPTSEEQTASVTYTRQVSFPENSSHIDDDPKSAAAAVTAKLASSPSSTQMLTFVLSSIASEGVIGSSIKAPPEKKAKLENEHPSYIPQNSQAPAPAFEQNLPVTSHGLDSYESPPPPPPPPSSPPPPPPMPPPMQSYPVPKYMQTAMPILGGQYTYNPSLQPPLPPPGYSPAGP, encoded by the exons ATGGTAAGCACTTTTAATCCGCAGATACTGGTTGACAAGCTGTTAAAGCTCAACAGCTCGCAGCAAAGCATTGAGA CTCTATCACACTGGTGCATTTTTCATATGAACAAAGCAAAACAAGTCGTAGAAACTTGGGATAGGCAGTTTCATTGTGCTCATCGTGAGCAGCGCCTACCTTTTCTATATCTTGCAAACGACATTCTCCAGAACAGCAGACGAAAGGGCGCAGAGTTTGTTGCAGAGTTTTGGAAGGTTCTACCCGACTCTCTTCATGATGTTATTGAACATGGAGATGAAAATGCAAAGAGTGCTGCTTTACGCCTG ATTAGTATCTGGGAGGAGAGAAAAGTATTTGGCTCGAGAGGCCAAATTCTCAAAGAAGCGTTTGTAAAGAGGCAATTGGACAATGGCAATAAAACTCGGAACCTTAACGGACCTAAAGTG CAGCTGGCTGGCGGGAATCTATTGAAAAAACTAGTTTCTGGTTACGAAGCTGTATCTAGCAGTCATTTGGATGAGGATGCCATTTTCAGAAAATGTAGAAATTCCATAACCTTTGttgaaaaagtggataaagAAGTCGACAGTGATTCTCGATTAG GCCATGTCAAGGGTGGTATTGGTTATGAGCTCAGGGAGCAGCATGCAGTTCTGAGGGACTGCATCGAGCAACTCGCTGTTGTTGAATCTGCTAGAGCAAATCTTGTATCTTTGTTAAGGGAGGCTCTGCAGGAGCAG GTTTATAAGCTGGACCAAGTTCGAGATCAACTTCAG GCAGCACAGACACATTCCGAGCAGGCAGTCAAACTTCTTGGTGGCAATGGTCACAGACAGGTTCTCGTCGAACAGAATAGAAACGCAATTCCAGCATCTCAGATGCTACTGAAATTGACACCTACTTCCGAGGAGCAGACAGCCTCTGTGACCTACACCCGGCAGGTGTCCTTTCCCGAAAACTCTAGCCACATTGATGACGATCCCAAATCTGCAGCAGCTGCAGTGACAGCAAAACTCGCATCATCGCCGTCTTCCACCCAGATGCTGACTTTCGTGCTCTCGTCTATTGCATCAGAAGGAGTGATCGGAAGCTCCATCAAGGCCCCCCCTGAGAAGAAGGCTAAGCTCGAGAATGAACATCCTTCTTACATCCCTCAGAATTCCCAGGCACCGGCTCCAGCCTTCGAGCAAAATCTGCCGGTCACCTCTCATGGGTTGGACTCCTACGAATCCCCACCCCCACCCCCACCCCCGCCATCATCTCCGCCTCCCCCACCACCAATGCCACCACCTATGCAATCATACCCGGTGCCCAAATACATGCAAACCGCGATGCCTATCCTGGGCGGTCAGTACACCTACAACCCGAGCCTACAGCCACCACTACCCCCACCTGGTTACTCTCCTGCTGGCCCATAA